The following are from one region of the Mycolicibacterium diernhoferi genome:
- the ahpC gene encoding alkyl hydroperoxide reductase subunit C, with amino-acid sequence MSILNTEIKPFEATAFRDGEYVDVSDADVRGKWSIFFFYPADFTFVCPTELGDMADLYDEFTKLGVEVYAVSTDTHHVHAAWHKSSDTIGKIRYYMVGDPSGTVTRNFDNMRDGEGLADRGTFLVDPDGIIQYLEITPEGVGRNAAELLRKVKAAQYVRNHPGEVCPAKWEEGETTLAPSIDLVGKI; translated from the coding sequence ATGTCCATCCTGAACACCGAGATCAAACCGTTCGAGGCCACCGCTTTCCGGGACGGCGAGTACGTCGACGTGTCCGATGCCGATGTGCGCGGCAAGTGGTCGATCTTCTTCTTCTACCCGGCCGACTTCACCTTTGTCTGCCCCACCGAGCTCGGTGACATGGCCGATCTGTACGACGAGTTCACCAAGCTCGGCGTCGAGGTCTACGCGGTGTCCACCGACACCCACCACGTGCACGCCGCGTGGCACAAGTCCTCCGACACCATCGGCAAGATCCGCTACTACATGGTCGGCGATCCGTCGGGCACCGTCACCCGCAACTTCGACAACATGCGCGACGGCGAGGGCCTGGCCGACCGCGGCACCTTCCTCGTCGACCCGGACGGCATCATCCAGTACCTGGAGATCACCCCAGAAGGTGTCGGCCGCAACGCCGCCGAGCTGTTGCGCAAGGTGAAGGCCGCGCAGTACGTGCGCAACCACCCCGGTGAGGTCTGCCCGGCCAAGTGGGAAGAGGGCGAGACCACCCTGGCGCCGTCGATCGATCTCGTCGGCAAGATCTGA